In Colletotrichum lupini chromosome 6, complete sequence, a single window of DNA contains:
- a CDS encoding aspartyl-tRNA synthetase produces MAKKRRSRESAISGATTPDIPKARMECFLSPVLFLVEQEASRWLVHSFRPCNKGTERTISNDSAWEEGKRLTSSLPRSAQTQLRPSPALQLHDRQVGSAPSDSQSFGLGLLQTVYSYLIPKDAIFAAKVVSLPNYSLGRELSVGGDMDSPTLFNLPNTAHWLLPSLFDLSEWFLLIRALNIPSTYYFCSESMDRRAKVSMMCSERHPARPALAICIAAIVPAALCVGRAAVPEFCEKQNPRPHTITDNLGTITAIMPLVVPGINNNDSDDKTQLWTNKLVGKKLHEEESNETTFCKRDLPEESRVIEPGMMVTKDFRPNRLNVHVKEDGTVSHVNHVHDWSAPPARLRGNFRRRCSLLTTPPSTTTTDCHRRDRSRQRPKYTSDTPSFSIADFDFNTATMFKKDITSKPKQKLKSSVQRSLRDSLLSSYPLLNPYIEEVMPKKASLEQMKLPDRCSLFFCEQQPLFYQQDNATLVPHLKLVHRFPQAFPTIRIDRGAIRFVLSGATLMAPGLTSAGGRLPEPREGAEGVDEEGRWSRELEKGEPVVIMAEGKTEACAVGFLVAGTKEVKDKGKGPVVEEAHFLGDDDTFAFAFALGLVEGVISLAIADMLPIFTFSLSGGRNDGPKFTDSKAREWKVAYLAHLIRYPGSYTEGLNENNRREHANVFSPGKHGLIEPSVNLSWASFKVLIPMHESFMITREETWLSSTSIFTVTLENLLRLPEFPIHCYCRLDFLGLVPASCLDAAEYAWAVSDRRSSQNPSHHVTPSRSGLCITGIRVTWWYDIQIFPTLPLIAPPLLCTLPYPSISRLIVCLAQPPITTNLSIMADEAAPTSKKGAKKAEAKAKKEAMKAARAAELAQQAAAVTLEDDPAQDNYGTKPVFSKDAEEVEIRELNDSHNGKTVIVRAWLQNSRVQSAKMGFVELRKGGNWNIQGVVMASDEEPIVSRRMVKWITSINPESYVVVEAKVKQPLEPVKSCRVSGLELHITKCFVLAPAPAMLGMTMGAASQPIVNFSDEKAPVADAEAEKEKAAENTSTVPSATMLTHLDNIAMHKRAPVQQAIADIRIEVKKIFRSYLENQKFKEFEPPCLIGAASEGGGNVFRFAYFGEEAFLAQSPQFYKQFEIAGGRERVFSIGPVFRAENSNTPRHMTEFTGLDVEMEIKQSYTEVLTVLEGVLLSIFRGIQERCADEIETVRSVYHSEPLLLPEPGKEVRLTFAEAQKLLREEGPAEFANVRDDEDMSTPQEKALGEVVRKKYNTDFYVIDKFPETARPFYAKLDDAGTTTGEGTRVTNAFDFFIRGQEVLSGGQRINDPAELEERIRAKGIDPESAGIKEYLTVFRQVGVPPHGGGGIGLDRVVAWFLALPSVHLAAYYPRTPKRLLP; encoded by the exons ATGGCTAAGAAGCGAAGGTCGAGGGAATCGGCAATATCAGGAGCCACAACACCCGACATTCCAAAGGCGCGGATGGAATGTTTCTTGTCCCC TGTCTTATTCTTGGTAGAGCAGGAAGCATCAAGATGGCTAGTTCATTCTTTCCGCCCATGCAACAAAGGAACGGAAAGGACCATCTCGAACGATTCTGCCTGGGAGGAAGGAAAGCGCCTAACATCCTCACTACCTAGAAGTGCACAGACCCAGTTGAGGCCCAGTCCAGCCCT TCAGCTCCACGATAGGCAAGTGGGCTCCGCTCCGTCAGACTCCCAATCTTTTGGACTTGGATTGCTTCAAACGGTGTATTCGTACTTGATTCCCAAGGA TGCAATCTTCGCAGCAAAAGTGGTCagcttacctaattactctCTAGGTAGAGAACTCAGCGTTGGTGGAGACATGGACTCGCCAACTCTCTTCAACCTCCCTAACACGGCACACTGGCTGCTACCTTCCTTATTTGACCTCTCTGAATGGTTTCTTCTTATTCGCGCATTGAATATTCCCAGCACATATTACTTCTGCTCTGAATCGATGGATAGACGTGCCAAGGTATCAATGATGTGTTCAGAACGTCACCCAGCCAGGCCGGCTCTCGCAATATGCATCGCTGCT ATCGTCCCGGCGGCGCTTTGCGTCGGACGAGCAGCAGTCCCTGAGTTCTGCGAGAAACAAAACCCCCGCCCCCACACGATTACCGAC AATCTCGGAACCATAACCGCCATCATGCCTCTCGTCGTACCTGGTATCAACAACAACGACTCCGATGACAAGACTCAGCTCTGGACCAACAAGCTGGTCGGAAAGAAGCTCCACGAGGAGGAGTCTAACGAGACG ACCTTCTGCAAGAGGGATCTTCCCGAAGAGTCCCGTGTTATCGAGCCTGGCATGATGGTCACCAAGGACTTCAGACCCAACAGACTCAACGTTCACGTCAAGGAGGACGGAACCGTTTCTCACGTCAACCACG TGCATGATTGGTCCGCCCCGCCCGCCCGACTGCGGGGCAATTTTCGTCGGCGATGCTCGCTCTTGACAACCCCACCATCAACTACCACCACAGACTGCCACAGACGCGATAGGTCTCGACAACGTCCCAAATACACCAGTGATACCCCCTCCTTTTCTATAGCAGACTTCGATTTCAATACCGCCACAATGTTCAAAAAAGA CATCACCTCCAAGCCGAAGCAGAAGCTCAAGTCTTCCGTCCAGCGCTCCCTCCGCGACTCGCTGCTCTCGAGCTACCCCCTCCTGAACCCCTATATCGAAGAAGTGATGCCCAAAAAGGCCTCTCTCGAGCAGATGAAGCTGCCCGACCGCTGCTCGCTCTTCTTTTGCGAGCAGCAGCCCCTCTTCTACCAGCAGGACAACGCCACCCTCGTCCCGCACCTCAAGCTCGTCCACCGCTTCCCGCAAGCTTTTCCGACAATCCGCATCGACCGCGGCGCCATCCGCTTCGTGCTCTCGGGCGCCACGCTCATGGCTCCCGGGCTGACGAGCGCCGGTGGGCGGTTGCCTGAGCCTCGGGAGGGCGCCGAGGGCGTCGACGAGGAAGGGAGGTGGAGCCGAGAGCTGGAGAAGGGTGAGCCGGTTGTTATTATGGCGGAGGGCAAGACGGAGGCGTGTGCTGTTGGGTTCTTGGTTGCTGGTACCAAGGAAGTTAAGGATAAGGGCAAGGGGCCTGTGGTGGAGGAGGCGCATTTCCTCGGCGATG ATGACACATTCGCTTTTGCTTTTGCTTTGGGATTGGTCGAAGGTGTGATTTCCCTGGCCATCGCTGATATGCTGCCAATATTTACCTTTAGTCTATCCGGGGGTAGGAATGATGGCCCAAAATTCACCGACAGCAAGGCTCGCGAGTGGAAAGTCGCCTACCTAG CACATCTAATTAGATACCCCGGAAGCTACACTGAGGGCCTGAACGAAAATAACAGAAGGGAGCATGCCAATGTATTCTCTCCAG GAAAACATGGATTAATTGAGCCTAGTGTCAATTTATCTTGGGCCAGCTTTAAGGTCCTCATTCCGATGCATGAGAGCTTCATGATAACTAGGGAAGAAACCTGGCTATCTTCAACATCAATTTTCACTGTCACACTTGAGAACTTGCTGAGACTCCCAGAAT TCCCGATCCATTGCTATTGCAGGCTCGACTTCCTTGGACTGGTACCAGCTTCATGCTTAGATGCGGCTGAATA TGCATGGGCAGTCTCTGACCGAAGAAGCTCTCAGAATCCATCTCACCACGTCACGCCGAGCCGTAGTGGTCTGTGCATTACTGGTATAAGAGTCACGTGGTGGTATGACATCCAAATTTTTCCCACGTTGCCCCTCATTGCCCCTCCATTACtctgtaccttaccttacccctCAATTTCACGCCTGATCGTGTGTCTAGCTCAACCACCAATAACGACAAATCTCAGCATCATGGCCGACGAAGCAGCACCGACGTCCAAGAAGGGCGCGAAGAAGGCCGAGGCCAAGGCCAAGAAGGAGGCCATGAAGGCTGCGCGTGCGGCAGAGCTCGCCCAGCAAGCCGCCGCAGTCACTCTCGAGGACGACCCCGCCCAGGACAACTACGGCACCAAGCCTGTCTTCAGCAAGGATGCCGAAGAAGTCGAAATCCGCGAGCTGAACGATTCCCATAATGGCAAGACCGTCATCGTCCGTGCATGGCTTCAGAACTCTCGTGTTCAGAGTGCCAAGATGGGCTTCGTCGAGCTTCGCAAGGGAGGCAACTGGAACATCCAGGGTGTTGTCATGGCCTCTGACGAGGAGCCCATTGTCAGTCGCCGCATGGTCAAGTGGATCACCAGCATCAACCCCGAGAGTTATGTGGTTGTTGAGGCCAAGGTGAAGCAGCCTCTTGAGCCCGTCAAGAGTTGCCGGGTTTCTGGTCTGGAGCTCCACATCACCAAGTGCTTCGTCCTCGCACCGGCCCCCGCCATGCTTGGCATGACCATGGGAGCTGCCAGCCAGCCCATCGTCAACTTCAGCGACGAGAAGGCCCCCGTCGCCGACGCTGAAGCCGAGAAGGAGAAAGCTGCCGAGAACACAAGCACGGTGCCCTCCGCGACAATGCTTACCCATCTCGACAACATTGCCATGCACAAGCGCGCTCCCGTCCAGCAGGCCATTGCC GATATCCGTATCGAAGTGAAGAAGATCTTCCGGTCATACCTCGAGAACCAGAAGTTCAAGGAATTCGAGCCTCCCTGCCTCATCGGCGCTGCCTCCGAAGGTGGCGGTAACGTTTTCCGATTCGCATACTTCGGCGAGGAGGCTTTCCTCGCCCAATCACCCCAGTTCTACAAGCAATTTGAAATTGCAGGTGGCAGAGAGCGTGTGTTCAGCATTGGCCCCGTTTTCAGAGCCGAGAACTCCAACACCCCGAGACATATGACCGAGTTCACCGGTCTTGATGTGGAGATGGAGATCAAGCAGTCTTACACCGAGGTCCTTACCGTCCTGGAGGGCGTCCTGCTGTCCATCTTCCGTGGCATTCAGG AGCGCTGCGCCGACGAGATTGAGACCGTCCGATCTGTTTACCACTCCGAGCCCCTCCTCCTTCCCGAGCCCGGCAAGGAGGTCCGCTTGACCTTTGCCGAGGCCCAGAAGCTTCTTCGCGAAGAGGGCCCCGCCGAGTTCGCCAACGTTCGTGACGATGAGGACATGAGCACCCCTCAAGAAAAGGCCCTCGGAGAGGTCGTGCGCAAGAAGTACAACACCGACTTCTACGTCATCGACAAATTCCCCGAGACGGCACGCCCGTTCTATGCCAAGCTTGACGATGCCGGCACCACGACTGGTGAGGGCACTCGCGTAACGAACGCTTTCGATTTCTTCATCCGTGGCCAGGAGGTTCTCTCCGGAGGTCAGCGTATCAACGACCCGGCTGAGCTCGAGGAGCGCATCCGCGCCAAGGGCATCGACCCTGAGAGCGCCGGAATCAAGGAGTACCTCACGGTGTTCCGTCAGGTTGGTGTGCCACCCcacggtggtggtggcatcGGTCTCGACCGTGTGGTTGCTTGGTTCCTGGCTCTACCCAGTGTCCACCTGGCGGCGTACTACCCTCGTACGCCCAAGAGACTTTTGCCGTAA
- a CDS encoding acetolactate synthase, whose product MMLRTRHAARALKAVSRASAPRNLTTSSAVAAIQATKKIPSGVRTQATSATSPAPEVRDTPAPAFNADKSHVQPLQRSTGPEMDESFIGKTGGEIFHEMMLRQGVKHIFGYPGGAILPVFDAIYNSKHFDFILPKHEQGAGHMAEGYARASGKCGVVLVTSGPGATNVITPMQDALSDGTPMVVFCGQVVTSAIGSDAFQEADVTGISRACTKWNVMVKNIAELPRRINEAFEIATSGRPGPVLVDLPKDVTAGVLRRAIPTETSLPSLPSAASRAAMALLQKQLEQSIKRVADLVNIAKKPIIYAGQGIAQSEGGPEILKELADKFSIPVTTTLHGLGSFDELDEKSLHMLGMHGSAYANMAIQQADLIIALGARFDDRVTLNVAKFAPGAKAAAAEGRGGIVHFEIMPKNINKVVQATEAVEGDVATNLRTLIPHLKPKTMEDRKEWFDKIREWKAKWPMSDYEKAERSGLIKPQTLIEELSNLTADRKETTIIATGVGQHQMWTAQHFRWRHPRTMVTSGGLGTMGYGLPAAIGAKVAKPDALVIDIDGDASFNMTLTELSTAAQFNIGVKVIVLNNEEQGMVTQWQNLFYEDRYAHTHQQNPDFMKLADAMGVQHRRVSKPDEVVDALKWLINSDGPAFLEVVTDKKVPVLPMVPSGSALHEFLTWDGEKDKKRRELMRERTRGLHG is encoded by the exons ATGATGCTCCGAACCCGCCACGCCGCTCGCGCCCTTAAGGCCGTCTCAAGAGCGAGCGCTCCCCGTAACCTCACCACCTCCTCTGCCGTCGCCGCCATTCAGGCCACCAAGAAGATCCCTTCCGGCGTGAGGACGCAGGCTACCTCTGCTACCTCGCCCGCTCC TGAGGTTCGAGACACGCCCGCACCCGCCTTCAACGCCGACAAGAGCCATGTTCAACCTCTTCAGCGCTCTACCGGCCCGGAGATGGACGAGTC GTTCATTGGCAAGACTGGAGGAGAAATCTTCCACGAGATGATGTTGAGACAGGGCGTGAAGCACATCT TTGGATACCCCGGAGGTGCCATTCTCCCCGTTTTCGACGCTATCTACAACTCAAAACACTTCGACTTCATTCTCCCCAAGCACGAACAGGGCGCCGGCCACATGGCTGAGGGCTACGCCCGCGCCTCGGGCAAGTGCGGTGTCGTCCTCGTCACCTCCGGCCCCGGTGCGACGAACGTCATTACCCCCATGCAGGATGCCCTTTCCGATGGCACCCCCATGGTTGTCTTCTGCGGTCAGGTCGTCACCTCCGCCATTGGCAGTGATGCTTTCCAGGAGGCCGATGTCACTGGTATCTCCCGTGCCTGCACAAAGTGGAACGTCATGGTCAAGAACATTGCCGAGCTCCCCCGCCGTATCAACGAAGCTTTCGAGATCGCCACCAGCGGTCGCCCCGGTCCCGTCTTGGTCGACCTTCCCAAGGACGTCACTGCCGGTGTCCTGAGGAGAGCTATCCCCACCGAAACCTCCCTGCCTTCCCTCCCGAGCGCCGCCTCAAGAGCCGCCATGGCCCTGCTCCAGAAGCAGCTTGAGCAGTCCATCAAGCGCGTTGCCGACCTCGTCAACATCGCCAAGAAGCCCATCATCTACGCCGGTCAGGGTATTGCCCAGTCTGAGGGTGGCCCCGAGATCCTCAAGGAGCTTGCCGACAAGTTCTCTATTCCCGTCACCACCACCCTTCACGGCCTCGGCTCCTTCGACGAGCTTGACGAGAAGTCCCTCCACATGCTCGGTATGCACGGTTCCGCCTACGCCAACATGGCTATTCAGCAGGCCGATCTTATCATCGCCCTCGGTGCCCGTTTCGACGACCGTGTCACCCTCAACGTCGCCAAGTTTGCGCCTGGTGCCaaggctgccgctgccgaggGCCGCGGTGGTATCGTCCACTTCGAGATCATGCCCAAGAACATCAACAAGGTTGTCCAGGCCACCGAGGCTGTCGAGGGTGACGTCGCCACTAACCTTCGCACTTTGATCCCCCACTTGAAGCCCAAGACCATGGAGGACCGCAAGGAATGGTTCGACAAGATCAGGGAGTGGAAGGCAAAGTGGCCCATGTCCGACTACGAGAAGGCCGAGCGCTCCGGCCTCATCAAGCCCCAGACTCTCATTGAGGAGCTCAGCAACCTGACCGCCGACCGCAAGGAGACGACCATCATCGCTACCGGTGTCGGTCAGCACCAGATGTGGACCGCTCAGCACTTCCGCTGGAGACACCCCAGAACCATGGTTACCTCTGGTGGCCTGGGTACCATGGGATACGGTCTCCCCGCCGCCATTGGTGCCAAGGTCGCCAAGCCCGACGCTCTCGTTATCGACATTGACGGCGACGCCTCCTTCAACATGACCCTCACCGAGCTTTCCACCGCTGCGCAGTTCAACATTGGCGTCAAGGTCATTGTCCTGAACAACGAGGAGCAGGGTATGGTTACGCAATGGCAGAACCTCTTCTACGAGGACCGTTACGCCCACACCCACCAGCAGAACCCCGACTTCATGAAGCTGGCTGATGCCATGGGTGTCCAGCACCGCAGAGTGAGCAAGCCTGATGAGGTTGTCGACGCTCTCAAGTGGCTCATCAACTCCGACGGCCCCGCCTTCCTTGAGGTCGTCACCGACAAGAAGGTGCCTGTCCTGCCGATGGTGCCCTCTGGATCAGCTCTCCACGAGTTCCTGACATGGGACGGAG AAAAGGATAAGAAGCGCCGCGAGCTGATGCGCGAGAGAACGCGTGGTCTCCACGGCTGA